A single window of bacterium DNA harbors:
- the dnaE gene encoding DNA polymerase III subunit alpha, which produces MKSFVHLHLHSEYSLLDGTIQFKPLIERARKLSMPAVAVTDHGGMMGTIGFYEEALKGGVKPIIGTEIYVAPGSRGERKVAPTGEYAYHLILLAENETGYGNLLRLSSLAHTEGFYYRPRVDKELLRRYSEGLIATSACLQGEIPFALGTEGEAKALEVLEEYRSIFNGGRFYLEIQDNGLPDQAKMNPLLIALARRTGTPLVATNDCHYLNPGDDKLQEILLCLQTGKTISDPGRMRFGSPQFYVKSAEEFDRAFGHAAPDAIANTLAIAERCNVKIELGVSKLPEIALPPGVTADGKLREIATAGLERRLEERSKREGGVPQTLVEEYRRRLAYELSVIEKTGFASYFLIVADFIGWAKDERIPVGPGRGSAAGSLVAFCVRITEVDPIRYKLLFERFLNPERVSLPDIDCDFCKNRREEVIAYVQRKYGVENVAQLITFGTWKPRGAVRDVGRVLEMPYAEVDRIAKMIPADLKMTVEDALKAEPRFREMIDANPKIADLFRFAGEIEGRNRHAGTHASAVVIANRPITDYSPLYRQATGEITTQYEMNPIERVGLVKFDFLGLRTLTAIDDTLKLLKEIRGIEIDPNALELTDAETYELMGRGDTVGVFQAESGGFTQLAKNLKPDQFNHLVDMVALHRPGPLQSGMAADFVERRHGRRKVEFLLPQLKEILGDTYGVIVYQEQVMEIARALAGFTLGEADVLRKAMGKKDDALMERQKAHFLEGAKGNGIREAKAAAIFDLMAQFGGYGFNKSHSAAYALLAYQTAYLKTHYPVEYFSALMTSESGDTDKIIRYIGYCREKGIPILPPDVNESRYAFFPSDRAIRFGLSAIKGLGASAIEAILEARSGSPFRSVRDLLSRVDLRKVNKRALESMIKSGALDSLDPDRGRVFGELPTLLEEAQAEVRRRESGQFALFGEASGGKPGKRGRKGEAAAASWSRRERLSFEKETLGFYITGHPMDSFAGEIAMYANTTTGGLSALKNETEVRIGGLVTGLKEKVTRRGDKMANWTLEDLEGTVDVVVFPRQLPECREALASPEPVFLVGRLRIEEQGVKIHTEEIFRMENVRERLAKSVHFHLLLDRMAPGDIAELRKTILRNAGEKKGFLHAIRPGEFDAVIALPDGCGVSPSLDLARDLRGRFGYDVLRLHG; this is translated from the coding sequence ATGAAGAGCTTCGTCCACCTCCACCTCCATTCGGAATACAGCCTCCTCGACGGGACGATCCAGTTCAAGCCGCTGATCGAGCGCGCGAGGAAGCTTTCGATGCCCGCCGTCGCCGTCACCGACCACGGCGGGATGATGGGCACGATCGGGTTCTACGAGGAGGCGCTGAAGGGGGGCGTGAAGCCGATTATCGGGACGGAGATCTACGTAGCGCCGGGATCCCGCGGGGAGCGGAAGGTCGCCCCCACCGGGGAATATGCGTACCACCTGATCCTGCTCGCGGAGAACGAGACCGGGTACGGGAACCTCCTGCGGCTCTCCTCCCTCGCCCACACGGAAGGGTTCTACTACCGTCCGCGAGTCGACAAGGAGCTGCTGCGGAGGTACTCGGAGGGACTGATCGCGACCTCGGCGTGCCTGCAGGGCGAGATCCCGTTCGCGTTGGGTACCGAGGGCGAGGCGAAGGCCCTCGAAGTGCTGGAGGAGTACAGGTCGATCTTCAACGGCGGGCGCTTCTACCTCGAGATCCAGGACAACGGGCTTCCCGACCAGGCGAAGATGAACCCGCTCCTCATCGCGCTGGCGCGCCGGACCGGGACGCCGCTGGTCGCGACGAACGACTGCCACTACCTCAACCCCGGGGACGACAAGCTGCAGGAGATCCTTCTCTGCCTGCAGACGGGGAAGACGATCTCGGACCCGGGCCGGATGCGGTTCGGATCGCCCCAGTTCTACGTGAAGAGCGCCGAGGAGTTCGACCGGGCGTTCGGGCACGCCGCCCCCGACGCCATCGCCAACACGCTGGCGATCGCGGAACGGTGCAACGTGAAGATCGAGCTCGGGGTGAGCAAGCTCCCCGAGATCGCCCTGCCCCCCGGGGTCACCGCGGACGGGAAGCTTCGGGAGATCGCGACGGCGGGGCTCGAGCGGCGGCTCGAGGAGCGGTCGAAGCGGGAGGGGGGGGTGCCGCAGACGCTCGTCGAGGAGTACCGGCGGCGCCTCGCCTACGAGCTCTCCGTGATCGAGAAAACCGGGTTCGCCAGCTACTTCCTGATCGTCGCCGACTTCATCGGCTGGGCGAAGGACGAACGGATTCCGGTGGGGCCGGGCCGCGGCAGCGCGGCGGGGAGCCTGGTGGCGTTCTGCGTCCGGATCACCGAGGTGGATCCGATCCGGTACAAGCTCCTGTTCGAGCGGTTCCTGAATCCCGAGCGGGTGAGCCTCCCCGACATCGACTGCGACTTCTGCAAGAACCGCCGCGAGGAGGTGATCGCCTACGTCCAGCGCAAGTACGGGGTGGAGAACGTCGCCCAGCTCATCACCTTCGGGACGTGGAAGCCCCGCGGCGCCGTCCGGGACGTGGGCAGGGTACTCGAGATGCCGTACGCCGAGGTCGACCGGATCGCCAAGATGATCCCGGCCGACCTCAAGATGACGGTGGAGGATGCGCTGAAGGCCGAACCGCGCTTCCGGGAAATGATCGACGCGAACCCGAAGATCGCCGACCTCTTCCGCTTCGCGGGGGAGATCGAGGGGCGCAACCGGCACGCGGGGACGCACGCATCGGCGGTGGTGATCGCGAACCGCCCGATCACGGACTATTCGCCCCTGTACCGGCAGGCCACCGGCGAGATCACGACGCAGTACGAAATGAACCCCATCGAGCGGGTGGGACTCGTCAAGTTCGACTTCCTCGGCCTGCGCACGCTGACCGCCATCGACGACACGCTGAAGCTTCTCAAGGAGATCCGGGGGATCGAGATCGACCCGAACGCCCTGGAGCTCACCGACGCGGAAACGTACGAGCTGATGGGTCGCGGCGACACGGTGGGGGTCTTCCAGGCCGAGAGCGGGGGGTTCACCCAGCTCGCCAAGAATCTCAAGCCCGACCAGTTCAACCACCTGGTCGACATGGTCGCCCTGCACCGGCCGGGGCCCCTCCAGAGCGGCATGGCGGCCGATTTCGTGGAGCGGCGGCACGGGAGGCGGAAGGTGGAGTTCCTCCTTCCCCAGCTGAAGGAGATCCTCGGGGACACGTACGGCGTTATCGTCTACCAGGAGCAGGTGATGGAGATCGCCAGGGCACTTGCCGGGTTCACCCTCGGCGAGGCCGACGTCCTCCGGAAGGCGATGGGGAAAAAGGACGACGCCCTGATGGAGCGCCAGAAGGCCCACTTCCTCGAGGGAGCGAAGGGGAACGGGATCCGCGAGGCGAAGGCCGCTGCGATCTTCGACCTGATGGCGCAGTTCGGGGGGTACGGCTTCAACAAGTCCCACAGCGCCGCGTACGCCCTGCTGGCGTACCAGACGGCGTACCTCAAGACGCATTACCCCGTGGAGTACTTCAGCGCCCTGATGACTTCCGAGTCCGGGGACACCGACAAGATCATCCGGTACATAGGGTACTGCCGGGAGAAGGGGATCCCGATCCTCCCGCCGGATGTGAACGAATCCCGGTACGCCTTCTTTCCCTCCGACCGGGCGATCCGGTTCGGCCTTTCCGCGATCAAGGGACTCGGGGCGTCGGCGATCGAAGCCATCCTCGAGGCACGGAGCGGGAGCCCCTTCCGCTCCGTCCGCGACCTCCTCTCCCGGGTCGACCTGCGGAAGGTGAACAAGCGGGCGCTGGAGAGCATGATCAAGTCCGGCGCCCTCGACTCCCTCGACCCGGACCGCGGCAGGGTGTTCGGGGAGCTCCCCACCCTCCTCGAGGAGGCGCAGGCGGAAGTCCGGAGGCGCGAGTCCGGCCAGTTCGCGCTCTTCGGGGAAGCGTCGGGTGGAAAGCCCGGAAAGCGGGGGCGGAAAGGGGAGGCCGCGGCCGCCTCGTGGTCCCGGCGGGAGCGACTCTCCTTCGAGAAGGAGACGCTGGGATTCTATATCACCGGGCATCCGATGGATTCGTTCGCCGGGGAGATCGCCATGTACGCGAACACGACCACCGGCGGGCTTTCCGCGCTGAAGAACGAAACGGAGGTCCGGATCGGCGGCCTCGTCACCGGGCTGAAGGAGAAGGTGACCCGGCGCGGGGACAAGATGGCCAACTGGACGCTGGAGGATCTCGAGGGGACGGTGGACGTCGTCGTCTTCCCGAGGCAGCTTCCGGAATGCCGCGAGGCGTTGGCGAGCCCGGAGCCCGTCTTCCTCGTCGGCAGGCTCCGCATCGAGGAGCAGGGCGTGAAGATCCACACGGAGGAAATCTTCCGGATGGAGAATGTCCGGGAGCGGCTTGCG
- the guaA gene encoding glutamine-hydrolyzing GMP synthase: MLIARRIREQRVYSEIHPFNVGTEFVRGFAPAGIILSGGPSSVYDADAPRISREVLELGVPVLGICYGMQLVADLLGGKVGRSEEREYGVASIRGQWGSPLFLGIEEFRHDMQIPVWMSHGDRIDELPKGFTSIARSGSSPVAAMANPEGTIFGVQFHPEVVHTPRGTEILANFLFRVCGLSPDWTMHSFVESSVKRIREKTGSEGVVLGLSGGVDSSVAAVLLHKAIGDRLTCIFVDNGLLRGGEAEEVVRTFRDAIGLRLDFVDASAQFLEALAGVDDPERKRKIIGELFVRVFEQEARKIPGVGFLAQGTLYPDVIESVSFKGPSAVIKSHHNVGGLPERMHLKLVEPLRELFKDEVRELGRELGVPSRVLERQPFPGPGLAVRIIGPVTEERLRILREADLIVDAEIRAAGLYESIWQSFAVLLPIKTVGVMGDLRTYENVAAVRAVHSQDGMTADWVRLPYDVLQRISTRIINEVKGINRVAYDISSKPPGTIEWE, translated from the coding sequence ATGCTCATCGCGCGCCGCATCCGGGAGCAGCGCGTCTACAGCGAGATCCACCCCTTCAACGTGGGGACGGAGTTCGTGCGCGGCTTCGCGCCGGCCGGGATCATCCTCTCCGGCGGGCCGTCCAGCGTCTACGACGCCGACGCGCCGCGGATCTCCAGGGAGGTGCTCGAACTGGGTGTCCCCGTGCTGGGGATCTGCTACGGAATGCAGCTGGTCGCGGATTTGCTGGGCGGCAAGGTCGGCCGGTCGGAGGAACGGGAGTACGGCGTCGCCAGCATCCGCGGGCAATGGGGGAGCCCCCTCTTCCTCGGGATCGAGGAGTTCCGACACGACATGCAGATCCCGGTCTGGATGAGCCACGGGGACCGGATCGACGAGCTGCCGAAGGGGTTCACCTCCATCGCGCGGTCGGGGAGCTCGCCGGTTGCCGCGATGGCGAATCCCGAGGGGACGATCTTCGGCGTGCAGTTCCACCCGGAGGTGGTGCACACCCCGCGGGGCACGGAGATCCTCGCCAACTTCCTGTTCCGCGTCTGCGGGCTTTCCCCCGACTGGACGATGCACTCCTTCGTCGAGAGCAGCGTGAAGAGGATCCGGGAGAAGACGGGGTCCGAGGGGGTCGTTCTCGGGCTCTCCGGGGGGGTCGACTCGTCCGTCGCGGCGGTGCTCCTGCACAAGGCGATCGGCGACCGGCTGACCTGCATCTTCGTCGACAACGGACTCCTGCGCGGGGGGGAGGCGGAGGAGGTCGTCCGGACCTTCCGGGACGCGATCGGGCTCCGGCTCGATTTCGTCGACGCCTCCGCGCAGTTCCTCGAGGCGCTCGCCGGCGTGGATGACCCGGAGCGCAAACGGAAGATCATCGGAGAGCTGTTCGTGCGCGTCTTCGAGCAGGAGGCCCGGAAGATCCCGGGCGTCGGCTTCCTGGCGCAAGGAACCCTCTATCCGGACGTGATCGAGAGCGTGTCGTTCAAGGGGCCTTCGGCCGTCATCAAGTCCCATCACAACGTGGGGGGGCTGCCGGAGCGGATGCACCTGAAGCTCGTCGAGCCGCTTCGCGAGCTGTTCAAGGACGAGGTCCGCGAGCTGGGGCGGGAACTCGGGGTGCCTTCCCGCGTTCTCGAGCGCCAGCCGTTCCCCGGGCCGGGCCTCGCGGTCCGCATCATCGGGCCGGTCACGGAGGAGCGGCTGCGCATCCTGCGCGAGGCCGACCTGATTGTCGACGCCGAGATCCGGGCGGCGGGGCTCTACGAGTCGATCTGGCAGTCGTTCGCTGTTCTTCTCCCGATCAAGACGGTGGGCGTGATGGGGGATTTACGGACGTATGAAAACGTCGCCGCCGTCCGGGCGGTCCACAGCCAGGACGGGATGACCGCCGACTGGGTCCGGCTCCCGTACGACGTCCTGCAGCGGATTTCCACGCGGATCATCAACGAGGTGAAGGGGATCAACCGCGTCGCGTACGACATCTCCTCGAAGCCCCCGGGAACGATCGAGTGGGAATGA
- a CDS encoding exopolyphosphatase — GGGSTEFVFGPGEGESVSLSTGVVVLSTLLPLSDPPDPWELRAVSHYAGRRIEDGTRPFGRRGFRRLIGTAGTFTTLAAMERGMTRYDPDRINGTRLSAGSVRRWADRLGRMTNAQRRRVPGMEKGRERYVVFGTLLIVAALERFRVSGVTVSDAGLLEGILAGVG, encoded by the coding sequence GGCGGGGGGAGCACCGAGTTCGTTTTCGGGCCGGGGGAGGGTGAGTCGGTTTCCCTTTCGACGGGGGTGGTCGTCCTGTCCACCCTGCTGCCGCTCTCGGATCCGCCGGACCCGTGGGAGCTGCGCGCCGTGTCGCATTACGCGGGGCGTCGGATCGAGGACGGGACGCGGCCGTTCGGGCGCAGGGGATTCCGCCGGCTGATCGGAACCGCGGGAACCTTCACGACGCTGGCCGCGATGGAGCGGGGGATGACCCGCTACGACCCGGACCGGATCAACGGGACGAGGCTCTCCGCCGGCTCCGTCCGACGGTGGGCCGACCGGCTCGGGAGGATGACAAACGCGCAGCGGCGGCGCGTGCCCGGGATGGAGAAGGGAAGGGAACGGTACGTCGTGTTCGGGACGCTGCTGATCGTCGCGGCGCTGGAGCGTTTCCGGGTGAGCGGGGTGACGGTGTCCGACGCCGGCCTCCTCGAGGGGATCCTGGCGGGAGTCGGATGA
- the guaB gene encoding IMP dehydrogenase — protein MTLAGEMVEGLTFDDVLLIPAESAVIPKDVDVTVDLTPDIRLNIPLVSAAMDTVTESDTAIAMAREGGIGIIHRNNTPDEQTIEVDRVKKSESGMISDPITVDPDQRVVEALDVMKKYRISGLPVTRDGKLVGILTNRDLRFETNFEQPIRSVMTKDDLVTVPVGTTLDQAREILHRNRIEKLLVVDGRNNLKGLITIKDILKITKYPDACKDALGRLRVGAAVSVSGWEERVQKLLKAGVDIVCVDTAHGHSRDVLRVVKAIRSTFRGVRMIAGNVATGEGTEALIKAGVDAVKVGVGPGSICTTRVVAGVGVPQFSAIMRCAKTAKRKGVTILADGGIKYSGDITKAMAAGASSVMIGSLFAGTEESPGEMILYQGRSYKVYRGMGSLEAMKKGSKDRYFQSHVETESKLVPEGIEGRVPNRGPLAGVVFQLVGGLKSGMGYVGARNIPELQKRASFLKITPAGLRESHVHDVIITKEAPNYRVE, from the coding sequence ATGACATTGGCGGGGGAAATGGTGGAAGGGTTGACGTTCGACGACGTGCTGCTGATCCCGGCGGAATCCGCCGTGATCCCCAAGGACGTCGACGTGACCGTCGACCTCACGCCCGATATCCGGCTGAACATCCCGCTCGTGTCCGCCGCGATGGACACGGTCACGGAGTCGGACACCGCCATCGCCATGGCCCGCGAGGGGGGAATCGGGATCATCCACCGGAACAACACCCCGGACGAGCAGACGATCGAGGTGGACCGGGTGAAGAAATCCGAGAGCGGCATGATCTCCGACCCGATCACGGTCGACCCCGACCAGCGCGTCGTCGAGGCCCTCGACGTGATGAAGAAGTACCGGATCTCGGGACTGCCGGTCACGCGGGACGGGAAGCTCGTCGGCATCCTCACCAACCGCGACCTGCGGTTCGAGACAAATTTCGAGCAGCCGATCCGCAGCGTGATGACGAAGGACGACCTGGTCACCGTCCCGGTGGGGACGACGCTCGACCAGGCCCGCGAGATCCTTCACCGGAACCGGATCGAGAAGCTCCTCGTGGTGGACGGCCGGAACAACCTCAAGGGGCTGATCACGATCAAGGACATCCTGAAGATCACGAAGTACCCGGACGCCTGCAAGGATGCCCTCGGAAGGCTGCGCGTCGGAGCGGCGGTCAGCGTCTCCGGGTGGGAGGAGCGGGTCCAGAAGCTGCTCAAGGCCGGCGTGGACATCGTCTGCGTGGACACGGCGCACGGGCATTCCAGGGATGTCCTGCGGGTCGTCAAGGCGATCCGCTCCACCTTCCGCGGGGTGCGGATGATCGCCGGGAACGTCGCCACGGGCGAGGGGACCGAGGCGCTGATCAAGGCGGGCGTGGACGCCGTCAAGGTCGGCGTCGGTCCGGGGTCGATCTGCACGACCCGCGTCGTGGCGGGCGTCGGGGTTCCGCAGTTCTCCGCGATCATGCGGTGCGCGAAGACGGCGAAGCGGAAGGGCGTTACCATCCTGGCGGACGGCGGGATCAAGTATTCCGGGGACATCACGAAGGCGATGGCGGCGGGCGCCTCTTCCGTGATGATCGGCTCCCTCTTCGCTGGGACGGAGGAGAGCCCGGGGGAGATGATCCTGTACCAGGGACGCTCCTACAAGGTGTACCGCGGGATGGGGTCGCTGGAGGCGATGAAGAAGGGGAGCAAGGACCGGTATTTCCAGTCCCACGTCGAGACGGAGAGCAAGCTTGTCCCCGAGGGGATCGAGGGGAGGGTCCCCAACCGGGGTCCCCTGGCGGGCGTCGTCTTCCAGCTCGTCGGCGGGTTGAAGTCCGGGATGGGGTACGTCGGGGCGCGAAACATCCCGGAGCTGCAGAAGCGGGCGAGCTTCCTCAAGATCACCCCGGCCGGTCTCCGCGAGAGCCACGTCCACGACGTGATCATCACCAAGGAAGCCCCGAACTACCGGGTGGAGTAG